GATCCAAAAAAGGGATCGGTCTCCCGATTGAGAGGTCACACACCGCCGATCCCGAGAATGATCAGGGAGAAGAGGATGAAGTCATAGGTGGCATGGGTGATAGCGCAGACGGTCGTGTTCGTCCTGACCCTGAGGTACGCAAAGACCAGGCCGGCAAGGAGGACAGAGAGAAGGCCGTCCCACGCGTACTGGTAGGCATGGAGGGCGGCGAAGACGAGGACCGAGAACGCGATACCAAAGCGCGGCTGGAGGACGCCGCGGATCGCGAGTTCTTCGCCCACGCCCGCGACGACAGCCGCAACGAGGGCGGCACAGGGCGTCAGGTACGAGGCGAAGAGCGCCTCCGTATAATCGGCGTCGGTGACGTACCAGCCGAAATAATTCCAGACTGCCGCGATCGCATGGTCCACGACCGAGAAGACGAGGACGAGGGCTACACCGACGCCGAGGGCGAAGGCGACCGACCTGAGCGTCGGCATCACGAGACCGAGGCGGTCCATGGCCTCGGGAAGAGACCGTTTCACGAAGAGACCGACGGCGATGAAAGCCCCGAGAATGGTCCAGAAAAGACCATATGCATCAGTCTTCGCCGCATCTGCCGGGGACATCGGCGCGATAGCGAACTCGGGATTGGCTATCAGGTCGACGAGGGGCGGGTGGCCGATGACCAGGAGGGGGATGGGCGGGATGATCATGAGGGCGGTGATCATCACCAGGGCCACTGTGTGGACGAAGTTGTCAGGATCGATCGGGATATACTGCGCAAGGAAGAGACGGAACCGTCTGAAAAAACCGATCATGCTGACTGCGGCCGCAAGCAGGGAGAGGAGCAGACCCTCGAAGAGGGCGAGGACCATCTCGAAAGGCGGTTCTTCGACCTCAAGCAGGGACATCCAGGGCGCCAGGCAGAAGAACCAGGAGACAAGCGCAAGCGCCAGGACGAACATGACCGCAAGGGCCGCAACGACAGGGCGCAGGCGCGGGCGGTCGAAAGAGAGGAAAGCAAGGAGGGCGATCAGAAAGATCGGTGCCGCCTCGGCCCCTGTCGAGAAGAAGAGGCCGATGTCGCCCTGCGGGTCGCTGGAGAGACCAACGACGAGGGCAAGCGCTCCGGCAAGGAGGGCAAGCAGGATCAAAAATGGGTGGAAGGTGGATCTGTCCATCATGATATCAGAAGATCACTGTACGCCCGCGGATCATAAATATCCGCCTTCCACCCGATTTTTCGGCTTTGCAGAATCGCTCATGAAACGCACGCCTCAAGCATACCGGATGAAAACAGTTTCGAAGAGATCTCCGGGGCGTGGAAGGTTTCTTGATCCCTCTTTTCACGATAGAAGAACAGGTAGAGACCTCGCTCAATCGCCGCCCCCACCGATCCTCTGTCTGTGGGGGATGAAGATAGGGTCTGGAAGGCAAAGGGCCGATCATTCTGAGGCGAGATCGATCCGAGAATGAAGATTTCTACAGAGCTCCCTTTTTCAGCATTTACACAGTCGGGTCAGAAAAACAGGAGGCCGGAGACCCCGCTCCTATGCGCCAGCGAATTCTCTCACCATCGCGATGTTCCCAACATCGTCCCGCCGATCGTCCACCGGGGTCTCGCAGATCAGGGGCAGACGCCGGACCGCCGGGACCGCAAAGAAGGCCCGGAAACCTTCCTCCCCGATTGCCCCGAGGCCGATGTGCTCGTGGCGGTCGAGGTGCGAACCGAGAGCGCCCTTGCAGTCGTTGCAGTGGATGACACGCAGGCGGCCGAGTCCGATCGCGTCGTCGAAGGCGTCGATGGTCGCCCCGACGACAGTCTCCTCCCGCAGGTCATAGCCCGCCGCAAAGGCATGGCAGGTATCGAAGCAGACAGCAGTCCTCTCTTCGGGGAGGGCATCCAGGATCAGCCTGATCTCCTCGAAGGTCCCGCCGAGACTGTTCTTCGTCCCCGCGGTGTTTTCGAGGAGGAGGGCTGCATCACCCCCAGCCTTGTCAAAGGCGTGCAGGACGCCGTCGATGAGCCGCCGACGCCCGCCCTCGATCCCGGTACCCAGGTGGCTGCCGAGATGCATCACAAGAAAAGGAACGCCGAGGCGGTCGCAACGACCGAGTTCGGCGGCAAGGGTCTGGACAGACTTCTGGTACACCTCCTCCTTCGGCGAGGCGA
This window of the Methanofollis ethanolicus genome carries:
- a CDS encoding deoxyribonuclease IV — translated: MLRVGCHVSIAGSLADVVGRAGERGCTTFQIFSRNPRGWMFKPLTDGEAAAFRSRLAASGIGPAVVHMPYLPNLASPKEEVYQKSVQTLAAELGRCDRLGVPFLVMHLGSHLGTGIEGGRRRLIDGVLHAFDKAGGDAALLLENTAGTKNSLGGTFEEIRLILDALPEERTAVCFDTCHAFAAGYDLREETVVGATIDAFDDAIGLGRLRVIHCNDCKGALGSHLDRHEHIGLGAIGEEGFRAFFAVPAVRRLPLICETPVDDRRDDVGNIAMVREFAGA
- a CDS encoding CPBP family intramembrane glutamic endopeptidase; amino-acid sequence: MMDRSTFHPFLILLALLAGALALVVGLSSDPQGDIGLFFSTGAEAAPIFLIALLAFLSFDRPRLRPVVAALAVMFVLALALVSWFFCLAPWMSLLEVEEPPFEMVLALFEGLLLSLLAAAVSMIGFFRRFRLFLAQYIPIDPDNFVHTVALVMITALMIIPPIPLLVIGHPPLVDLIANPEFAIAPMSPADAAKTDAYGLFWTILGAFIAVGLFVKRSLPEAMDRLGLVMPTLRSVAFALGVGVALVLVFSVVDHAIAAVWNYFGWYVTDADYTEALFASYLTPCAALVAAVVAGVGEELAIRGVLQPRFGIAFSVLVFAALHAYQYAWDGLLSVLLAGLVFAYLRVRTNTTVCAITHATYDFILFSLIILGIGGV